The genomic DNA CAGAGCAAGAAGAAATTGCATTTGAAAATATGGCCCATCCGCTGATTGATAAGTCCGTTACAAATACATCGACGCTTGGCAAAAGTACATTGGTTACGGGTTCTAACGCATCTGGCAAGTCGACGTACATTAAAGCCGTCGCAATTAATGCGATTTTGGCGCAGACAATTAACACAGCATTAGCGAAAAAATGGCGGATGAAACCGAGCTATGTCGCGACATCCATGGCTATCCAAGACAATGTGTTAGATGGGGATAGTTATTTCATTGCCGAAATCAAATCGCTCAAACGGATTACGCGGTTAATTGAAGAAGGCAAACCATGTATCTCCTTTGTGGATGAAATATTAAAAGGTACGAATACAATTGAACGAATCGCTGCATCAGCCGCGCTAATGGAGTGGCTATCTGTCCATAATGGCATCAGTGTCATTGCTTCTCATGATATCGAACTGACTGAGATGTCAAGACATCATTATACAAATTATCATTTCAGAGAATCAATTGCCAACGGTGAAATCCACTTTGATTATACGGTTCATCCAGGTCCTTCTACAACGAAAAATGCCATCAAACTTCTTGAAATACTCGGCTACCCTGCAAGTATAACGGATACAGCGAATGGGTTAGCAGATCATTTTACGGAACAGCGTGAGTGGGAAGAGATTGGACGAAGAGAAAAAGTGAGTACATGAAGCAAACATGCAATTATTGAAAGGAGAAGCGATGTAAATGGATAACAGTTATTTCGTAGGATGGGGGACGCTTGCGTTGATTAACGCAGGGCTTGCGCAAGGCAAAAACAGAAGTGGTTTTAATTGGTTTCTTCTTTCATTAGTATTAGGACCGGTTGCAACGTTTTGCCTTTTACTTGTAGATAAAAGATAATTCGCTCTAATGCGTTTCTCTATGGTAAACTATTTCTAAAGTCGAAATAAATACGTCTAGGGGGAAAGTATATGTCTACTGAAGTGAACATTATTTTCGTGAACGATCCAATCATCTCGGATAATTTGGCGGTTAAGCAATTTGTGGACAGGCAGCAAGCGGGTCATTGTTCTATACTAATTGGCGAAACACAGTATATTGTTGTGAAGGAGTGCAAGGAAGCGACACTTGAAAAAGTACGCGCTATAGCGGGAAATATTGCCCGTGATGTGAGTGCTCAAAAAGTATACACAGCCATTGTGGCAGAAGGTATATTGACCACAGCATTTCCAACGTTGAATAAAGACGCTGTTGTAACGGCATTTGTGGAAGGGTGGCAACTTGGAGCGTATCAGTTTGTTACGTATAAATCCGAGGTAACGGCCATCCAAACGGAGCTACACATTCAAGGAGATGAAGCGCAAGCTTTTGTGGAAGCCGGTAAAATCCGTGCAGAAGCCACAGCATTTTCCCGCGATTTGATGAATGAATTATCGAATGTCTTAAATCCAGCAACGTTCCCAGAAGTATTGAAGAACAACTTTGAAGGGACAGGCGTGGAAGTGACTGTGCTGGACAAAGACAAGCTTGAACAAATGGGGATGAATGGTGTTCTCACAGTTGGGCGTGGTAGTGTTTATCAACCTTCATTTGTAGAACTTGCTTATCAAGGAGATGCATCAAAGCCACTCGTTGCACTCGTTGGAAAAGGTGTGACGTTCGATACGGGTGGTATTAGCTTGAAGAGTGGAAGAGATTTGAGCGAGATGCGCATGGACATGGGCGGAGCGGCTGCAGTTTCGGGTGCGCTGACTTTACTGGCTAAATCGAAAGCAAAAGTCAATGTTGTAGCACTGATGCCAATCGTGGAAAATATACCGGATAGCACATCTGTACTACCTGGTGAAGTCATTACATACAAAAATGGCTTGACGGTGCAAGTTGGTAATACAGATGCAGAAGGGCGACTTATTTTAGCGGATGCGCTTATTCGTGCTGGTGAGTGGAAGGCCGAATATATCGTTGACATTGCGACATTAACAGGTGCCATTGCCAATGCGTTAGGTGCGGAACTTGCGGGTGTCTTTGGAGATGAAGCACTTTCGAGTGAGATGAAAAAAATTGGCGATGAAAACGGAGATTTTGTTTGGCCGATGCCATTGGTCGAAGCGTACGACAAGACGTTAGCTAGTGACTATGCGGATATGAACAATATGAGTTCATTAACAAGTGCGGGTTCAATCACAGCAGCGCTGTTCCTCCGTCGCTTTGTGCCAAAAGACAGTAAGTGGTTGCATATCGATATGGCGGGGATGATGAGTAAAAGTCAGGCAACGGGTTATTATGCAAAATCTGCAACAGGGTATGGCGCGCGTTTATTGGCGGATTTCACGACACATATTTCACAATAACAACCAAAGTGCTTAGGGAAAATGACTAAGCACTTTGGTTGTTTTTTTTATTCACTAGAGCGCCTTGCGTATTTGTATAAAGATAGTTATTGAAGTTGCCACATCCCACTGGGGTGTGGTATTTTTAGTGGTTTTTCTAACCCATAAATTACCGCTATTATTTTCTAAATCTTATAGTACAATGGAGTATTGCGGAATGAAGTAATTTCAAATCTATGAAATTACTAAAAAATACACAGTTTTGCTCTAATTAAATAAGGGTATCGTCAGACAAAAGAACTAATTTGAAAGGCAGTGATGAGATGTTTAAATTACAATCAATTAAAACAAAAATGCTTACGCTGACGGCATTGATGTTTTTGATCCCGAGCTTATTTATAGGATTATTTGAATACAAACAAGCAAGTAATTATTTAAACGTCATCGGAGAAGAGGGAATACAAGATAAGGTTCTTATTGCACTTTCAACAATTGCGCATCTTCAGCAACAAGTAGCAGAGGGAGACCTTTCAGTAGAAACAGCCCAAGAGATGGCGAAAACGCAGTTAGTTGGGACGTTGGGGGCTGATGGAAAACGACCGCTCACTTCGGCATTTACTTTCGGTGCGGATGGCTATATTACCATTTTAGATGCAGATGGTAATTTGCTTGGACATCCAACATCGGAAGGGGACAATCTTTATCAGGAAAAGGATCACAACGGCGTTTCTTATATTCAAGATTTTATTGAAAAAGCCAGTCAAGGTGGGGGATACACGCAATATATTTGGGAGGGCGATGACAAAATCGCTTTTTCAGTCAAAGATGAAGAGTGGGGCTGGGTGCTGAGTGGCAGTGCTTATTATAAGGATTTTAACCAGCCGGCAAATGAATTACTTACATCGCTGGCCATCACGATTGCCATTATTGCGGCAATAGGTATCCCGCTTGTGTATATCTTCGTATCTCGTATGGCGCAACCGATTATCAACGTTCGAGATGAGATGATGGAACTTTCTGAAGGGAATTTAGCTGTCGATGAAATGGCGAATAAGCGCAAAGATGAGCTTGGTGATTTGGCGAATAGCTTTAATACGATGTTGCGTAATTTAAGGGGAATTGTTACTAATATCCAAGTTAATGCGGAACAAGTAGCGGCAACAGCTGAGCAATTGAGTGCTAGTTCTGAAGAATCGAGTGCGGCAAGTGAAGAGGTCGCGGTTTCGATTCAAGTGATTTCGGAAGAAAATGTAGATTCTTTGCAAGGTACACGTGTGGCAAAAGGAATTGTACAGGAAATGAATAATAGTATCGACTCGATTACAAGTAGTGTGGTCGATTTATCGGAGACAGCAACGGCTACGGAGAACAATGCAAGTACAGGATTTGGTGTGTTAAGTCGGGCAAAAGACCAGATGCATCTAATCCAAAGTTCGAGCAACGAGACGTCGAAAATTATTTTATCATTAGGCGAAACATCGCTTGAAGTGGGGAAAATCATTTCGTTAATCGAGAATATCTCTAACCAAACGAATTTACTGGCGTTAAATGCTGCAATTGAAGCGGCGCGAGCTGGGGAGCATGGACTAGGCTTTGCCGTTGTTGCCAATGAAGTGCGGCAGTTGTCTGAGCAGTCCAATCATGCAACGAGTCAGGTCAATCAGCTCATTACAGACATTCAAACTAAAATAAACCTAACGGTGACAGCGGTACAAGAAGAGGAAAAAGAGATTGATCAGGGAAGAACGCTTGTCGATTCGGCGAGTCAATCATTGTCGGTGATTATCTCGGATATCGGTAATGTTACGAGTCAAGTGCAAAGCATTAACGTGGCTATACAAGATATTAATGAGAGTAGTGCAGAGCTTCTTCAAACAATTGGGCAAGCCGAGCAAGGGGCTATTAAAACGGTGGATCAAAGCGCCAATGTCGCAGCTTCTGCCGAGCAGCAGAGTGCAAGTATCGAGGAAATTACGTCTGCCTCTGAAACCCTCGCGCATATGGCGAGTGAGTTGCAAGATATCGTTGGGAAATTTAAGGTGTAGCAAATAGTTTGAGCGAAGATGTTTTAGATAACGAGTGATCAATCTAGACAAAGAATGCCCTTCTACACATTGAGAAATCGTGTAGAAGGGCATTTATCTGAATTCAGCTGAAGACTCTCACATCTATAAGTCGCGGGATGAATGCAAGAAGCCTTTCTTTCAGTGGAAGTTCAAACTCCGGCTGAATTCAGATAAAGCCTCCAGCGGATGTCACGGATTTTTAGGGGAGTTTTTCGAGCAAACTCGAAAAAAAATCCGGACGCAATTACGCCGAGGTGTAATTGATTATTCACATACAAGCACTTGTCTAGAAAATGTCCCTTTTTTCGCGATACAGCGATCGACGATTGTAAAGCCGGCCTCTTCAATCATGTGGTCGATTGTATCAATCGTCACAATGATGGCTTTCTTCGTAAAGCGGCGTGCTTCTTTAATAATGTCCAGCTGCTCATCCTCTGTAATATGGGTGAATAAATTATACGGCATATCAATAATCGTCACATCGTAGTCATTCGCAACTTCTGCAATGGGGCCGATTGTGACATCGCCTTGTAATCCGAAATGGGCGATGTTTTTTCGAGAACCTAGCACGACGAGTGGGTTAATGTCCCGACCGACGATGTCAATGCCCATCGATAACGCTTCAACTAATACAGTGCCAATGCCGCAGCAAGGATCGATCGCTCGAACGCTTTCAGGATGAGGCACTGCAATATTGGCGACTGCTCGGGCGACACGCGTGCTTAATGCTGTCGAATACATGTGTGGTTTTTGCTGGTGTTGGAACCACACAGCTTCGCTTTCAACATATTCTCCGAAGTACCATTTTTCGTCTAGTACCATAACGCCGAAAACTCTATCAGGTTGCTCTAAATCAGGTTCACCATCAATTCTCAAACCAATCTCACGTTCGATTTTCCGTCGTTTCGAATGGCCAATCTTTTTCGTCGTATCGAGATCAACCGTATTTAAACAGATGACTCGAAATGTTGATGTACCTAAAGTAAGCTGTTCAACTTGCTGCGCGATGTCTTCCAAGCTTGTTCCTTTATAGAACACATCCAATCGTTCTTTCATAAAAGGACTCCGACTTGGCGCAATGCCAATCGTACTTATTAATACATTGGCAGACACATCGAATCCGAAAAACGAACGCATCTCCAAGCGGCATAGATCATGCTCATCTTTATGCCGTACATAGGTGTAAATGTAGTCAGTAGCTTTCAATTAACTTTCATCCTCAATGGCTTCATTCAAACCGAAAACGAAGCGGTAAATTAATGCATAGATTTCTTCAAATGACTGCTCCTCGCTAAAACCTTCTACAAAGTCCAACGCAAAATTCACGTCCCACAAGCCATCTTCACCCGAAAACATGACACTGTATTTCACGCCTTCACCATGCAAATGTGCATCTAGATACGCTTTAATGGCAGGGCCAAATTTCTTCTGTAACTTTAAGCCGAATAATGCTGTATACGTTTCAAAAACATCATCAAATTCAAGCGCAATCGCATCGACACCAATGACTTCCAAAGCCGATGATTCCGCAAAGATGAATTCATTTTGTTGCTTTTTTAAATATGAAACAGCTGTAGAGAGAAACTCTTGTTTTTCCGCATGTATCAATTCTTCCGTCTCTTTATCACAACGTTCGATGACGTGGAAATAAAGCGTCTTGTTCGTGACGCTGACACCTTGAGAAAGCAATTGCTGTTTCTCCACATAATCCTTTTCCATATCAAATAACTCAATGCTGTTCGCGCGTATATTATTTGCGATATATTGTTCCATCTGTTTTTTTAACATTCGAGCCAACTCCTTTATCTTTCTCTAGTATAGCTTATATTGCATGGTTAGGCTGTTATTTTATCATGGTAGATGGCAGTTCATTTCCGAGTGTCGCATTTTATGAATTATATATACGCAGACCCATATCAAGTGCACACACAACTTGTCACTATAAGCAATATAATGTGAAAAATAAGAGGTGTTGCATGATGACATGGCTGATTATTTTGGCTTTTGCAGTATCATCGAGTATCGATAACTTAGGCGTAGGCATTTCTTATGGCATTCGTAAGATAAAAATTGGTGTGGGAGCTAATTGTTTAATCGCAGTTGTTTGTTTCGTATTGAGTATGGGGGGAATCACTTTCGGGATGTTGATATCCAAGATTCTGCCTGGCATACTCCCTGTGATTTTTGGCGCTTTTTTGTTAGTGGTTATTGGGATACGGGTCATTCTGTTGGCGAAGCCGAGTACAAAGAAGGATAAGGAACTCTCCACTATCAGTGGCATTTTAAAAAATCCGGAAGTAGCAGATATCGATCAATCGGGGCATATTGGTTGGTTGGAAGCGATATTTTTAGGCATTGCATTATCAGCAAATGCCTTGGCAAATGGTTTAGGTGCTGGCTTACTCGGTCTTTCACCGCTTGCGATTTCAATTACAGCGGCAATCGGCAGTTTTGTGAGTATATGGGTGGGCGTGAAGGCAGGTAGGAAACTAGCAGATGTGCGGATTGGAACCTTTTCGATGGGGCAATTTGGCACGATTTTAAGTGGGATCATTATTGTTATCATCGCAATAAGTACGTTTTTAAATTTATGATGGAAAGGCGGAATAACAAATATGTCATTCATAATGAAGGAAAAGGGGGTATCTCATTAGTCGAAAGCGGCTTTGAGATGCCCCTTTTTCCAATCGGTCATAAATCGCTTATGTCATTCATTGTCTGCATACCAAGGATTTAAATGAATCAACACTTCATCGACGTCTTCGTGTTGTGCCATAATGGTATCCCGAATCGTCCGCGACACGTCATGTCCTTCTTGAATGGTCATTTTTCCATGGACACCGATCCTCAAATCGACGAGAATATAATGCCCATGCTCACGGGCACGTAATCGATCGATACGTTTGACTTCAGGAATCGAGAGGATTAGCGTGGCGAACTCATCCAAGCGTTGTTGGCTAATATTTTTCTCCATCAGTACATCCATCGCTTCCTTACCAATGTCGTAAGCGAGTTTGAGGACTAAGAAGGAGACGATGATACCGGCAATGGGGTCACCGTATGACAGATAATGAATATCGTATAAATCGCCGATGAGTGCAAGCCCAATCCCTAAAACAGCAGCAAGGGAAGCATAGACATCCGCAAGATGGTCATAGGCCGTCGCGATAAGCCCCTTGCTATTCGTTAGTTTCCCGAGGCGAATGGTATAGACATACAGGGCTTGTTTCCAAACGAGTGAGATGAAAGCTGTGAGTAGTGCTAGTAGACTTGCTTTTGCTGGTTCCTCGAACAGTGCGGAAACTGCTTCATAGCCAATATAAATCGCGGCTAACCCTAAAATAAGCGCAACGATGGCGGAACTGATCACTTCTGCTTTCCCGTGCCCATATGGATGATCTTCATCAGCCGGCCGTTTGGAAATACGCATAGAAGTCAATGCTGCGCCAGTAGCAATGACGTCGCCGGCATTATGGAAACCATCTGCCAGTAGAACGGGACTTTTAAAAACAACACCGACAACCAGTTTAAGAATGGTTAAGAGGATATTACTGATGAGACTAATCCAAACCGCGATAATGGAGGCATTCTCATGTACTTCTTTTTTCATCATAAACAACCTCCCTTTAATATCTTTCCCCTGGGAAACAAAAACCCTTGACAGGTGCCTGTCAAGGGTTGGGGATTTTTAGAAGTATAAGTTTGGTTCACAACAATCATACAAATCACTCGCTTTTTTAAGACGTTTTGCAAGTATAACACTGGCACTGCGCTATAGCAAGTATCAGGAAGCTCTTTCTTTATGGACGATGACATAGTTAATTGTTAAAAATGGCAATGAGCAAAGCCACATCTCATGTTGGGCACGCAATGTCCCATCTGCTTGTTCATGGACGATGAAATGCTCCTCAAGTGGCAGTTTAAATAAGTGGTTCACTTTCCAAGATAAATAAATGCCTGCATCGGAATGGAGAGAGC from Sporosarcina sp. FSL K6-1522 includes the following:
- a CDS encoding RNA methyltransferase, with amino-acid sequence MKATDYIYTYVRHKDEHDLCRLEMRSFFGFDVSANVLISTIGIAPSRSPFMKERLDVFYKGTSLEDIAQQVEQLTLGTSTFRVICLNTVDLDTTKKIGHSKRRKIEREIGLRIDGEPDLEQPDRVFGVMVLDEKWYFGEYVESEAVWFQHQQKPHMYSTALSTRVARAVANIAVPHPESVRAIDPCCGIGTVLVEALSMGIDIVGRDINPLVVLGSRKNIAHFGLQGDVTIGPIAEVANDYDVTIIDMPYNLFTHITEDEQLDIIKEARRFTKKAIIVTIDTIDHMIEEAGFTIVDRCIAKKGTFSRQVLVCE
- a CDS encoding branched-chain amino acid aminotransferase; translation: MLKKQMEQYIANNIRANSIELFDMEKDYVEKQQLLSQGVSVTNKTLYFHVIERCDKETEELIHAEKQEFLSTAVSYLKKQQNEFIFAESSALEVIGVDAIALEFDDVFETYTALFGLKLQKKFGPAIKAYLDAHLHGEGVKYSVMFSGEDGLWDVNFALDFVEGFSEEQSFEEIYALIYRFVFGLNEAIEDES
- a CDS encoding leucyl aminopeptidase family protein gives rise to the protein MSTEVNIIFVNDPIISDNLAVKQFVDRQQAGHCSILIGETQYIVVKECKEATLEKVRAIAGNIARDVSAQKVYTAIVAEGILTTAFPTLNKDAVVTAFVEGWQLGAYQFVTYKSEVTAIQTELHIQGDEAQAFVEAGKIRAEATAFSRDLMNELSNVLNPATFPEVLKNNFEGTGVEVTVLDKDKLEQMGMNGVLTVGRGSVYQPSFVELAYQGDASKPLVALVGKGVTFDTGGISLKSGRDLSEMRMDMGGAAAVSGALTLLAKSKAKVNVVALMPIVENIPDSTSVLPGEVITYKNGLTVQVGNTDAEGRLILADALIRAGEWKAEYIVDIATLTGAIANALGAELAGVFGDEALSSEMKKIGDENGDFVWPMPLVEAYDKTLASDYADMNNMSSLTSAGSITAALFLRRFVPKDSKWLHIDMAGMMSKSQATGYYAKSATGYGARLLADFTTHISQ
- a CDS encoding methyl-accepting chemotaxis protein; the protein is MFKLQSIKTKMLTLTALMFLIPSLFIGLFEYKQASNYLNVIGEEGIQDKVLIALSTIAHLQQQVAEGDLSVETAQEMAKTQLVGTLGADGKRPLTSAFTFGADGYITILDADGNLLGHPTSEGDNLYQEKDHNGVSYIQDFIEKASQGGGYTQYIWEGDDKIAFSVKDEEWGWVLSGSAYYKDFNQPANELLTSLAITIAIIAAIGIPLVYIFVSRMAQPIINVRDEMMELSEGNLAVDEMANKRKDELGDLANSFNTMLRNLRGIVTNIQVNAEQVAATAEQLSASSEESSAASEEVAVSIQVISEENVDSLQGTRVAKGIVQEMNNSIDSITSSVVDLSETATATENNASTGFGVLSRAKDQMHLIQSSSNETSKIILSLGETSLEVGKIISLIENISNQTNLLALNAAIEAARAGEHGLGFAVVANEVRQLSEQSNHATSQVNQLITDIQTKINLTVTAVQEEEKEIDQGRTLVDSASQSLSVIISDIGNVTSQVQSINVAIQDINESSAELLQTIGQAEQGAIKTVDQSANVAASAEQQSASIEEITSASETLAHMASELQDIVGKFKV
- a CDS encoding cation diffusion facilitator family transporter, encoding MMKKEVHENASIIAVWISLISNILLTILKLVVGVVFKSPVLLADGFHNAGDVIATGAALTSMRISKRPADEDHPYGHGKAEVISSAIVALILGLAAIYIGYEAVSALFEEPAKASLLALLTAFISLVWKQALYVYTIRLGKLTNSKGLIATAYDHLADVYASLAAVLGIGLALIGDLYDIHYLSYGDPIAGIIVSFLVLKLAYDIGKEAMDVLMEKNISQQRLDEFATLILSIPEVKRIDRLRAREHGHYILVDLRIGVHGKMTIQEGHDVSRTIRDTIMAQHEDVDEVLIHLNPWYADNE
- the ytaF gene encoding sporulation membrane protein YtaF translates to MVDGSSFPSVAFYELYIRRPISSAHTTCHYKQYNVKNKRCCMMTWLIILAFAVSSSIDNLGVGISYGIRKIKIGVGANCLIAVVCFVLSMGGITFGMLISKILPGILPVIFGAFLLVVIGIRVILLAKPSTKKDKELSTISGILKNPEVADIDQSGHIGWLEAIFLGIALSANALANGLGAGLLGLSPLAISITAAIGSFVSIWVGVKAGRKLADVRIGTFSMGQFGTILSGIIIVIIAISTFLNL